The region GCTTCAGCCAGCTTTTCTTGCAGCCCGGCGGGAAGTTTTTCAATTTCATCAAGAAACAGTGTCCCGCCGCTGGCAAGCTCCAGCTTGCCCGGCCGGCCTTCAGCCTCGCTGCCGCCGCGGCCAAATAACTCGGCCTCCAGAATATCTTGCGGCATATCGCCGCATTTGACGGCGATCAGCGGACCGGCTGCCCGTGAGCTGGCCTGATGGATACCGTGCGCCAGACGTTGTTTGCCGGTACCCGGTTCTCCCTGCAAAAGCAGGTGATAATCATGCCGGGCAGTGCGGCCGGCTTTATCTTGCATTGTAGTAAAGACGTGACTACTCCCCACCATGCTGGACAGACTATAGCGAGCGGTGTACCCTGCTGTGTGGGCTACCAGTGTACGCAAATCTTCAATGGGCAGCGACACGGCAACAATGCTGTCCACTTCACCGTCATCGCCATATAGCGGTACAACAGTAGTAATATCTTCATATGTTTTACGGGGTGTTATCCAAGTTGCTTCCCTGTTATATGACGGAACTCCCAGAAACCCCTTATAAATGGGGGTATGCCGGTAATTTAGCAACACATCGTTGAGATTAGGCCCCTCCCCTTTATCGTCACTGCCGGGCGGAATAATTCCTGCTAAACGGCTATGGCCCAGCTTGTTGGTGTAAGCCACCTCGCCTCCTGGCAATATATGATACACAGCCAGCGGCACAGCGTCAAGTATTGTATGTTTCGCATTCAGGCTGGATACTAGCGCCAAGTGCTGCTCCATGGCATATTTAATACTCAGTACCATGGCTACCATTGCGCTGTATGGCAGCTCTTCCTGCTGGACAGACACCACTGTTACGATAAACTTTACCTGATTATCAATAATAATCGGCGCTGAGCAAGCGTCACCATTCTGGCAGTCTTTTATCCACATTTCCGGGCCAAACATGAGGAAGGGGGCTTTATGCCGATAAGCAATGCCAATACTTGAAGTGCCGATATCTTCTTCCAATATCCGGGCTCCTTCAAGCTCCCCGGCTGTCTTTTGATAAAACGGCATGGCGTAATTTTTCAGCACATACAAATCCTGGTCAAGCAGCAGCATACTCAAATTATAGGTGGTAAAGTGTTCTTTGATTTGGTCATAGAGTCCGTCGAGAAAACTAATTGCCGTGCTATAGCGTTTCCGGCGTTTGTCAAGTTCTTCGCGGGAAAGCTTAACATTAAGGTTAAAGACATCCCGCCCCACCCCTAACTCCCGGCTACGCTGCCAGGACTCAGCGATCCAGGGATGAACATTAGGATCAATAACTCCCTCGTCAATAAATTTATTGTAATACTGCTCCAATTTTGCTTTATTGCGGCGTTCGCGAATCATTTTATACCTCCACAACAGTTTCTCTTAAGAATAATATCGGAAAAAACCGGGAATTTAATTCTGTTCCTCCGCCCACCACCAAAATAAAAGACTTGGCTTGTGCCAAGTCCCTCAGGACGCCGGCAGAAGCCCTAGTCGTTCTTACTTATTATAAGAAAGTGGTTATACTTTCTGATAATACAAAGGAAAGGCGGGGTATGTATCCCCCGCCTGATGCAACTGGGCCACCTAGGTCCGGTACGTGTTGATATCCTCACTGAAGCCCTGGATGACAGTCTTAAACTCGGTAATTTTTCCCATCATATCTTGCAGCTTCTCATTATAGACATGCACTGAAGCGCTAACTTCTTCACTTGCCGCCGAGTTCTCTTCGGAAATGGCAGCCAACGACTCAATCTTGCCGTAAACTTGGTTAAGCCCTGTCATCTCATGCTCCAACTTGTCAATCATATCAACAATATTATCGGCGACTCTGTGAATGTTTTCAACATGAGTAGAGTTGCCGGTAACCACATCGTTCATCTGACGGCTCTCAGCGGCCAAAATGTCAAACTCAGCTTCAATCAGGCTAACAACATTACTAATAATGTCCATCAACACCTTAAGATCGCTGGAAATGCTTTCCGAATGATGTTGTGACTGCTCTGCCAGCTTGCGGACTTCTTCCGCCACTACGGCAAAGCCACGGCCCTGCTCGCCCGCCCGGGCCGCCTCAATGGCGGCATTGAGCGCAAGGAGATTGGTCTGACCGGCAATGGCGGCCACCATACCGGTAATCTCATTAATTTTGCTGGCCTGCTTTTGCAGATGTTCAGCCGAGCGTTTAACATCGGAAAACTTATCAAGGCTCTGCTCAAGCTTAGCGCTTGAAGCCTGTACCTCGGCAAACCCTTTATTGATTTCCGCCACAGCGGCTTCAAGCTGCTGCTTGTTGCGGCTCTGTTCGGTCACTACTGTTTGCAGTGTTTCGAGATTACCGTTTAAGATACCGACAGCACTTTCAGTCTCCATCGCCTGGTTGGTGGCGGCGCTGGCTACGTCATGCACTACACCCGATATTTCATTTGACGTATCTTTCATGCGTTCTGCCAGCGTATTAAAGTCGTCACTGTATTTATTCATTTCATCTGTGATTCCCTTAAAGCCGGTAAATTCGCTTTTAACCCGGAGTTTATACCGAGCCAGCATGTCCATGATGTCTTCGAATTCGTCGCTCGACTCCAGTTTGGTCTCAGTAAAGTATTTATGCTGCTGTATGCCGCTTATTTCTTCGCGGATGCTGGCAAACGGCCGGAGCATCAGTCCGGCGCCGCCGGCCGCCATAACGCCGCTTACCAGCGCCGTCCACAGCGGAACATTAACCCCCACTGCCGTTAACAGTCCATTGACCACTAACGAAGCTGCGGCAATAAGAATCCCCATTTTAACCGGAATGCTCCTTATCACACCAAACGCCAGCAGTTTGTTAAGCCGGTAAACAGTAGTACGGGTTATCGGGTTGGGGAAGGTAATGGCCAGCTTGATATGTTCTGACGAAGATTCAATAACCTCGGTTTGGATGTTTTCTTTGAAGTAATCGGCAGCCCCGGCCAAGAGGCCTTTCATATAGCCAAACATGCCCCGCTGGGAACGATAGCTTAAAATAGCGCCATATTGGGACACAGGTTCAATCAACAGTTCCGGCGGCTTGGCGCCCGGGATTCTTTTTACCATGACAACATGAACATCATACATTGACCGCAGAAAAGAATAGAGGCTTTCTTGGCGGAAAAAAGCGGGATAAGCCTGGGAAAACGTCTGAATATTATCTTTACCGATGGCAAGCCATATTTCATCCTGGCTTTTGCCGGTCTTTTCCGCCAAATACGCCGCAAATGCCTTAGGCTTGGCATCTTCAATTTCTTCAGTTGGCAAGAACATTTTGTCGGCTTGCCAGCCAACATGCTCCATAGCCTCAGCCGTCAACGGCTCACCCCAGATTTTACGGGCCGTGTTGATCCATGTTCCAACAACAGTTCCTTTCACACCAATCCACTCCGCATTTTAAATTACTTCTCCGTTAATATTCTGTATTCTCGCTCCATGTCAAATTTCCTCTATTATCCTATAAAGTTTGGCTCTTTTTTCCCTGATATTTGAACCCAAACGGCCGCTGTTTAAAATCGTCGATCAGCGAATATACAACAGGCACCACAACAAGCGTCAGGATGGTAGACGTTACCAGACCGCCAATAATGGCATGAGCCATAGGCGCACGGATCTCAGCGCCCGGGCCGATTCCGACGGCGAGCGGCAACATACCGAAAATCAT is a window of Sporomusaceae bacterium ACPt DNA encoding:
- the norR_13 gene encoding Anaerobic nitric oxide reductase transcription regulator NorR, coding for MIRERRNKAKLEQYYNKFIDEGVIDPNVHPWIAESWQRSRELGVGRDVFNLNVKLSREELDKRRKRYSTAISFLDGLYDQIKEHFTTYNLSMLLLDQDLYVLKNYAMPFYQKTAGELEGARILEEDIGTSSIGIAYRHKAPFLMFGPEMWIKDCQNGDACSAPIIIDNQVKFIVTVVSVQQEELPYSAMVAMVLSIKYAMEQHLALVSSLNAKHTILDAVPLAVYHILPGGEVAYTNKLGHSRLAGIIPPGSDDKGEGPNLNDVLLNYRHTPIYKGFLGVPSYNREATWITPRKTYEDITTVVPLYGDDGEVDSIVAVSLPIEDLRTLVAHTAGYTARYSLSSMVGSSHVFTTMQDKAGRTARHDYHLLLQGEPGTGKQRLAHGIHQASSRAAGPLIAVKCGDMPQDILEAELFGRGGSEAEGRPGKLELASGGTLFLDEIEKLPAGLQEKLAEALGANELSRSGESVTRPIDVRVIAACDTDLKRLVERNVFSAKLYEIITRSVIRVPSLRSRREDVPDLAIHIIEELAALHGLPPKQLSPEAANIIMSYDWPGNIKQLQGVVEQAFFRTAGDTITPADIIMPGEQGLSKAWKEDKDAFVEAWKAAGGNISRLANILDVSRVTLYRYLKKYGLDKD